The Sphingomonas naphthae nucleotide sequence GCTATTCCATGTCGATCAGCTACGACAATGGCCCGGTTTCCTTCAGCGGTACGGCGCGTGGGGTCAGCGCGGGCGTGGTCAACAACAATTTCATCGAATGCCAATCCTCCTGCCCGACCTCGACGGCGAATAATCCCACCTACAGCGACATCTCCATCGCCGCCGCGACCTATTTCGATATGGCCGTGAACTACAAGTTCGGCGCGGAGCGGCAGTATGAGATGTTCTTCAACGTCCGCAACGTGGCCAACAAGGATCCGGCGATCGTGCCCAATGGACCCACCGGCAATCCCTACCGGTCGCCGGCGATCGACCAGACGCAATATGACGTGCTTGGCCGCGTGTTCCGGCTCGGCTTCCGTTTCAAGGTTTGATCCGGCTTGTGTGCCGAGCGCTGCCGCGATGCGGCGCTCGGACGCACGGTTTTCAAGGATGATCCGGGGTCAGCCGATAGCGGCTCCCTCATCGGCATCCTCTCGTCCGGCGGGCCGACGGTATTCCATCGCCCCGTAACATCGCGTGACGACAGCGACTGTGCCGGCACGCCGGCCCGGTCGCTGTCGTCATCCGTGATTGATCGCGAAGCGCGCGAACGTCTGACAGCCGCTGGCTGGGGCGCCAGGATTCGAACCTGGGAATGGCGGCACCAAAAGCCGCTGCCTTACCACTTGGCGACGCCCCAACACGGCCGCCGGGCTGATCGCTCGGCGGTGCGGAGCGCTCCCTTATCGCCTGTCGGGGCCCATGGAAAGCCTTGTCGGGGCGGGAAAGCGATGCCAATTGGGTCAGCATGGCTGTCCCGTCCGCTTCGCCCCTTTTCCTGCGCGAGACCGAGATCCGGCGCGGGATCGAGCTGCTCCATTTCGGCTACAGCCACCTCCATCGCGGGATCGATGCCGCGCTGGAGCGGATCGGGCTCGGCCGGGCGCACCACCGCGCGCTCTATTTCATCGCCCGCAAGCCTGATCTGACGGTAAGCGAACTGCTCGCCACGCTCGGCATCACCAAACAGTCGCTCGGCCGCGTGCTCAACGAACTGGGCGCGCGCGGGCTGGTCGAGACGCGGACGGGGCGCGAGGATCGGCGCCAGCGCCTCCTGCGACTGACGGCGGCAGGGCGCGCGCTGGAAACCGAATTGTTCGATGCCCTGCGCGAGCGGCTGTCGGCGGCCTATGGCGAGGCGGGCTATGGCGCGGTCGGCGGCTTCTGGCAGGTGCTGGAGGGGCTGGTGCCCGCCGAGGAGCGCGGGCGGATCGAGGTGTTGCGGAAGGGGTGAGGGGAGTCCTTTGTCCGCCTCACGGCGGAAGGCCGCACCAGCCCGCACCCCCACCCGGCCTCCCATCCAGGATATGCTATGGGAGGCCGGGTGGGGGCGCGGGCTGGTGCGGCCTCGAAATGCGATCTTTCTCGCATTTCGACCGACAAACTCACGCCACCACCACCCTCGCCCCGCTGCCACCCCCGCGCGCCACCATCAGCACCGCGACAGCCGCCAGCACACCCGTCACCCCCGCCGCCGCGAAGGCCGGGCCGTAGCTGCCCGTCATTTCGCGCACGAGGCCCGCGCCGAAGGCGGCGGTGGCGGCGCCCAGCTGGTGGCCGACCATCACCCAGCCGAACACGATCGGGGCATCCACCTCGCCGAAATGGCGGTAGGCCAGCCGCACGGTGGGCGGCACGGTGGCGATCCAGTCGAGGCCGAAAAACACCGCGAAGATGGTGAGGTTGGCCGCGGAGAAATCGACGAAGGGCAGCACCATCAGCGATGCGCCCCTCAGTCCATAATAGACAAACAGCAGCCGGCGCGGATCGTAGCGATCGGTCAGCCAGCCCGAGGCGGTGGTGCCGACCAGATCGAACAGCCCCATCAGCGAGAGCAGCCCCGCCGCCGTGACGGGCGCGATCCCCATGTCGCCGCAAAAGGCGATCAGGTGCGTGCCGACCAGCCCGTTGGTGGTGAGCCCGCACACGAAGAAGGTGCCGAACAGCAGCCAGAACATCGGCACCCGCACGGCCCGCGTGAGCGCGGTGATGGCGAGGCCCACGCTGCGCGCCTGTTTCAGCGCGGCGGGCGGCGGCGCGTCGGGCGCCGCGCCGAAGCGGTCCGCG carries:
- a CDS encoding MFS transporter, with product MIRALGHRYAFVVAGVTFCALLVSAGLRSAPGVMMLPLEAHFGWDRATISAASAIGLLFYGLVGPFAAALMQTLGIKRTMLGGLVLMSSATFVSLWMREPWQYVATWGIVSGIGSGAVASVLGAAIVNRWFATRQGLVMGMLTASTATGALIFLPVIAWLAEGGAWRPVALAVTIVTGALIPVVALLVPERPQDIGADRFGAAPDAPPPAALKQARSVGLAITALTRAVRVPMFWLLFGTFFVCGLTTNGLVGTHLIAFCGDMGIAPVTAAGLLSLMGLFDLVGTTASGWLTDRYDPRRLLFVYYGLRGASLMVLPFVDFSAANLTIFAVFFGLDWIATVPPTVRLAYRHFGEVDAPIVFGWVMVGHQLGAATAAFGAGLVREMTGSYGPAFAAAGVTGVLAAVAVLMVARGGGSGARVVVA
- a CDS encoding MarR family winged helix-turn-helix transcriptional regulator, which codes for MAVPSASPLFLRETEIRRGIELLHFGYSHLHRGIDAALERIGLGRAHHRALYFIARKPDLTVSELLATLGITKQSLGRVLNELGARGLVETRTGREDRRQRLLRLTAAGRALETELFDALRERLSAAYGEAGYGAVGGFWQVLEGLVPAEERGRIEVLRKG